A window of Eubacterium sp. 1001713B170207_170306_E7 contains these coding sequences:
- a CDS encoding YjiH family protein, with translation MAAKKYFNEKKGAVRFIGFSLIGIFLFFIQVPFGNGRKIPIDIIITVIRQFFGNFLPYFVLLIGLFGMIDIFLIRKTYKGSKTAVAMTICKILGFLMIVASVFQFGPYFLIKPEIGPYTVNLLGGPVGITILIGSLFLPLLLEYGLADALGVLLRPIMRPVFKIPGRTAIVAVTAFFGNFALGHIGIEKMYKQGQCTGKESAIVGTGFATASIVTFMVFANMVGIMDQWNLYFILTVICTFGITAITCRIYPLRHIKNTYYPKVTPDPEPEYKTNVFKNAFLEGIKSAETATPLIENIALQVKDTLFVLGGMLTSGMFFMAGALIIKEHTEIFTWIGYLFWPFLSLVKMPDMAIAIDACGISILDSMLAAAVGANALQDGIMLAMTTRYFLAVLPVSMIVFFSGFIPCILSTEIPIKLHELIILWFIRVVLTIFIIGIFGLLFL, from the coding sequence ATGGCAGCGAAAAAATATTTTAACGAAAAAAAAGGCGCTGTTCGATTTATTGGTTTCAGTCTGATAGGCATTTTTCTTTTCTTTATTCAAGTTCCTTTTGGAAACGGGAGAAAAATACCAATCGACATCATCATTACGGTTATCCGTCAATTCTTTGGTAATTTCTTACCTTATTTTGTATTACTTATTGGACTTTTTGGTATGATTGATATTTTTCTCATTCGAAAAACTTATAAAGGCAGCAAAACAGCTGTTGCTATGACAATTTGTAAGATTCTAGGCTTTTTAATGATCGTGGCATCAGTATTTCAATTTGGTCCATATTTTTTAATCAAGCCTGAAATTGGTCCGTACACTGTCAATTTACTTGGCGGTCCTGTTGGTATCACGATTTTAATTGGTTCATTATTCTTACCGCTTTTACTGGAATATGGTCTTGCCGATGCTTTGGGCGTACTCCTGCGACCCATCATGCGTCCGGTTTTTAAAATCCCGGGTAGAACAGCTATCGTTGCAGTAACAGCCTTTTTCGGGAATTTTGCTCTTGGCCATATTGGCATTGAAAAAATGTATAAGCAGGGGCAGTGTACTGGTAAAGAATCCGCAATCGTAGGAACCGGATTTGCAACGGCTTCTATCGTTACCTTTATGGTATTTGCCAACATGGTTGGCATTATGGATCAATGGAATCTTTATTTTATTCTGACGGTCATCTGCACTTTTGGCATTACCGCAATAACATGCCGAATCTATCCGCTCCGCCATATAAAAAACACTTACTATCCAAAAGTGACGCCCGATCCCGAACCCGAGTATAAAACAAATGTTTTTAAAAATGCGTTTCTCGAAGGTATTAAATCCGCTGAAACTGCAACACCACTGATTGAAAATATAGCGCTTCAGGTAAAAGACACACTTTTTGTTCTTGGGGGCATGTTAACAAGCGGGATGTTCTTTATGGCTGGTGCATTAATTATTAAAGAACATACTGAAATTTTCACATGGATCGGCTATCTATTCTGGCCCTTCCTGTCCCTTGTCAAAATGCCCGATATGGCTATAGCCATTGATGCCTGTGGTATTTCTATCCTTGATTCCATGCTAGCCGCCGCAGTAGGCGCTAATGCACTGCAAGACGGAATTATGCTAGCAATGACCACAAGGTACTTTTTAGCCGTACTGCCTGTTTCCATGATTGTATTTTTTTCTGGTTTTATTCCCTGTATTCTATCCACGGAAATTCCAATCAAATTACATGAATTGATTATATTATGGTTTATAAGGGTTGTCCTGACAATTTTTATTATTGGTATTTTTGGATTACTCTTCTTATAA
- a CDS encoding MFS transporter — translation MQKEQNLKKYFTLFALCLTGAVVYELPYLSYGYYDLMLKAFSIDNTQMGTLMSAYGLVAMLAYFPGGWLADKYPAKILMIISLITTGLLGLWISTFPSYPILLLIYILWGISITLPFWAAMLKATRQLGDSTEQGRLFGILEAGRGLFPVFYGLIIVWIFNKLGAALGAMRGVFIAYSVLCFIGALVAFLFIKYEKEDGERQKGASGKEVLQIIKMPGMWLVALVIFSSYNMYACFSYLTPYMTEFFGLSDSMGATLYLIRFYAIGVVGGIASGFIADKTGSNARVIAIVFVIAIVGLIGFLVVPTGEANLIMVIMALFIVAIGIFMSRGIYFATIDELNIPMHLTGAAIGFASVIGFMPEAFAYTLVGKWLDTYPGTQGYHILFIYMLVFAVIGTVAAFILYKRVKKQKIDRVKEI, via the coding sequence ATGCAAAAGGAACAAAATCTTAAAAAGTATTTTACGCTGTTTGCACTCTGCCTGACCGGTGCGGTTGTCTATGAGCTGCCTTATCTAAGCTATGGTTATTATGATCTGATGCTCAAGGCTTTTTCAATCGACAACACTCAGATGGGAACGCTGATGAGCGCTTACGGCCTGGTAGCAATGCTCGCTTATTTTCCGGGGGGATGGCTTGCGGACAAATATCCGGCAAAAATCTTAATGATTATCTCACTCATCACCACCGGCCTGCTGGGGCTGTGGATCAGCACTTTTCCATCTTATCCGATTCTTCTGTTAATCTATATCCTCTGGGGTATCTCCATAACCCTTCCTTTCTGGGCCGCCATGCTTAAGGCCACAAGACAGCTGGGGGACAGCACCGAGCAGGGCCGTCTGTTCGGCATTCTCGAAGCCGGGCGCGGGCTCTTTCCGGTCTTTTACGGTTTGATCATTGTCTGGATCTTCAATAAACTGGGCGCTGCTCTGGGGGCAATGCGCGGTGTCTTTATCGCCTACTCTGTTTTATGCTTTATCGGCGCTCTGGTCGCCTTTTTATTCATCAAATACGAAAAGGAGGACGGAGAGCGTCAGAAAGGCGCGTCGGGAAAGGAAGTTCTCCAAATCATAAAGATGCCTGGTATGTGGCTCGTTGCCCTGGTCATCTTTTCATCCTACAACATGTACGCCTGCTTCAGCTATCTCACGCCCTATATGACCGAATTCTTTGGGCTGAGCGATTCGATGGGCGCGACCCTTTATCTCATCCGCTTTTATGCCATCGGCGTGGTGGGCGGCATTGCATCCGGGTTCATCGCGGACAAAACCGGCTCAAACGCGCGTGTCATTGCCATTGTCTTTGTCATTGCCATCGTGGGCTTAATTGGATTTTTAGTGGTTCCCACAGGTGAAGCCAACCTGATAATGGTCATCATGGCCCTGTTTATTGTGGCCATCGGCATCTTTATGTCACGCGGGATTTACTTTGCCACCATTGATGAACTCAACATCCCCATGCACCTGACCGGCGCTGCCATCGGCTTTGCCTCCGTCATTGGCTTTATGCCCGAGGCCTTTGCCTATACACTGGTCGGCAAATGGCTGGATACCTATCCCGGCACGCAGGGCTACCACATTCTTTTCATCTATATGCTTGTCTTTGCTGTCATCGGAACCGTGGCCGCGTTTATTCTCTATAAACGCGTTAAAAAGCAGAAAATTGATCGCGTAAAGGAAATTTAA
- a CDS encoding trimethylamine methyltransferase family protein, with the protein MKSYERILSKTDIENIHALSLKILDAIGIQFEHPKALEILKANGCRVEGQRVFFDRSIIEETLKKIPASFELYTQAGPTVVGGGSMLMEPVSGNIYINDGKKIRRTTNDDTIDMFKLADTSDIITSNYLNYFSDENSMTEDERLFYQTAMMLKYSNKATLEIYPCPLGLPHDYDFEAMYCRSFELINRFYGNDTPHGIYLVNPLSPLCYDTDPLQKLMIMAKHGIPMMLAPCAMPMLTAPYSVYSMIAMTNAEVLAGAVLTQLIRPGHPMVFGNTSASTNLRTVQLSIGSPETALVSYALAGLADFYEVPFRTAGGLSDAKSCDAQAGLESMLMCMATLEIKPDYILHGCGTIGSFNVMSFDKFLMDEEAYRMAARFLRGIDTAEEKSCFDLLSEIGPRGNFLHGRTPKMFKEEFFSPKVLNKEDPNQWQNSGSRPLTETLSAERTKRIASYEPPKLSAEQERLVNQYIPHPYRETL; encoded by the coding sequence ATGAAAAGTTACGAACGCATCCTATCAAAAACAGACATCGAAAATATTCATGCGCTGTCCTTAAAAATACTGGACGCCATCGGCATCCAGTTCGAGCATCCAAAAGCACTGGAAATCCTGAAGGCAAACGGCTGCCGTGTTGAGGGGCAAAGAGTTTTCTTTGACCGGTCCATTATCGAGGAAACCCTGAAAAAAATTCCTGCTTCTTTCGAACTGTACACGCAGGCAGGCCCCACCGTCGTTGGCGGAGGCAGTATGCTCATGGAACCCGTCAGCGGAAATATCTATATCAACGACGGCAAAAAAATCCGCCGCACCACCAATGACGACACCATCGACATGTTTAAACTCGCGGATACCAGCGATATTATTACCAGCAATTACCTCAACTACTTCTCAGACGAAAACAGTATGACCGAGGACGAGCGTCTCTTTTACCAGACCGCCATGATGCTCAAATACTCAAACAAAGCCACCCTCGAGATTTATCCCTGCCCGCTGGGCCTGCCTCATGATTACGATTTTGAGGCAATGTACTGCCGAAGCTTTGAGCTGATCAACCGTTTTTATGGAAACGATACACCTCATGGCATCTACCTTGTTAACCCGCTGTCACCCCTGTGCTATGATACCGATCCCCTGCAAAAACTCATGATCATGGCAAAGCACGGGATTCCCATGATGCTGGCGCCCTGTGCCATGCCCATGCTGACAGCCCCTTACTCTGTTTACTCCATGATCGCCATGACCAACGCAGAGGTTCTTGCCGGTGCAGTTCTCACACAGCTTATCCGGCCGGGCCATCCCATGGTTTTCGGCAACACCTCAGCCTCGACCAATCTCCGGACGGTGCAGCTATCCATCGGCTCGCCCGAAACCGCCCTTGTGAGCTATGCCCTCGCCGGGCTGGCAGATTTTTACGAGGTTCCCTTCCGAACCGCCGGAGGGCTGAGCGACGCCAAAAGCTGCGACGCCCAGGCCGGGCTTGAGTCCATGCTGATGTGCATGGCCACCCTCGAGATAAAGCCGGATTATATTCTTCATGGCTGCGGCACAATCGGGAGCTTTAATGTCATGAGCTTTGACAAGTTTCTGATGGACGAGGAGGCCTACCGAATGGCCGCCAGATTTTTGAGGGGCATCGATACCGCTGAGGAAAAATCCTGCTTTGACCTTCTTTCAGAGATCGGCCCCCGCGGAAACTTCCTGCACGGAAGGACGCCCAAAATGTTTAAGGAAGAATTCTTTTCGCCGAAGGTTTTAAATAAAGAGGACCCCAACCAGTGGCAGAATTCCGGCAGCCGGCCGTTGACCGAGACCCTGTCGGCAGAACGCACCAAAAGAATCGCTTCATATGAGCCGCCGAAGCTGTCGGCCGAGCAGGAGCGGCTGGTCAACCAATATATTCCACATCCATACCGCGAAACACTATAG
- a CDS encoding trimethylamine methyltransferase family protein, producing the protein MNFTYEPLTKKQIEAVHQATLDVLWHCGAEMNHPEILEIFKKHGAAVDGNIVKIPASLVEKAIQSAPGAFILEGVDPKHSVKIGHNDHPVMAPNTCSPFIIDDDFTRRNATFDDLKNFFKLAQTSDVCELGSTLLIFPVENATQHESIMRPVYDYFTHCTKAMGLSNACVENVCMAQEILDVLIEQKDVNKMYVSLCPISPLRFEESLLNTLIKAIEFRQPIECVPCSSAGMTGPLKAIDDTVLSNAENLALITLVQLMAPGLPMIYSVYSAITDMRTLQLSTGAPETFKMLAMCREMAKYYDIPFEMPSGSSDAKAFDVQAPMESTLGIVNAFATQTDTCTFMFGSLDTFNSANYRKFILDEETVRNVQAYVKPVDDLRTTTADLITSVGHHGTYVKNKDTLKNYRKEHHFPKFSHRMSHADYVKEHLSINDRLDKILKERLEAYEKPAIDKDKLEKLDAIRDKYL; encoded by the coding sequence ATGAATTTTACATACGAACCATTAACAAAAAAACAGATTGAAGCCGTCCATCAGGCAACACTGGATGTATTGTGGCACTGCGGCGCTGAAATGAACCATCCGGAGATCCTGGAGATTTTTAAAAAGCACGGAGCAGCCGTCGATGGAAATATTGTCAAAATCCCTGCGAGTCTTGTTGAGAAGGCCATCCAGTCTGCTCCCGGCGCCTTTATTCTGGAAGGCGTTGACCCGAAGCATTCAGTAAAAATCGGCCATAATGATCACCCGGTCATGGCGCCGAATACCTGTTCACCCTTTATAATCGACGACGATTTTACCAGACGGAACGCGACCTTTGACGATCTGAAAAACTTTTTCAAGCTGGCACAGACCAGCGACGTCTGCGAGCTGGGCTCCACCCTCCTTATTTTTCCCGTGGAAAACGCAACCCAGCACGAAAGCATCATGCGGCCGGTTTATGACTACTTTACCCATTGCACAAAAGCCATGGGCTTGTCCAACGCCTGTGTCGAAAATGTCTGCATGGCTCAGGAAATTCTGGATGTCTTAATCGAGCAGAAGGATGTGAATAAAATGTACGTCTCCCTTTGTCCGATTTCGCCCCTGCGGTTCGAGGAAAGCCTGCTAAATACCCTGATCAAGGCCATCGAATTCAGGCAGCCCATCGAGTGTGTTCCCTGTTCCTCCGCCGGAATGACCGGCCCGCTCAAGGCCATTGATGATACGGTTTTATCCAACGCGGAAAACCTGGCCCTGATCACACTGGTGCAGCTTATGGCGCCAGGCCTGCCCATGATTTATTCGGTCTATTCTGCCATCACCGACATGCGGACGCTGCAGCTGTCAACCGGGGCGCCGGAAACCTTTAAGATGCTGGCAATGTGCCGCGAAATGGCAAAATACTATGATATTCCCTTTGAGATGCCGTCCGGCAGCTCTGACGCCAAGGCCTTTGACGTTCAGGCGCCAATGGAAAGCACCCTGGGAATTGTAAACGCCTTTGCCACCCAAACCGACACCTGCACCTTTATGTTTGGAAGTCTGGACACCTTTAACAGCGCCAATTACCGCAAATTTATTCTGGATGAGGAAACCGTCCGGAACGTCCAGGCCTATGTAAAGCCAGTTGACGATCTGAGAACGACCACCGCTGACCTGATCACCAGCGTGGGGCACCACGGGACCTATGTCAAAAATAAGGACACCCTCAAAAACTACCGGAAGGAGCACCACTTCCCGAAATTTTCACACCGCATGTCTCACGCCGATTATGTAAAAGAGCACCTGAGTATTAACGACCGCCTGGATAAAATTCTAAAAGAACGTCTTGAAGCCTATGAAAAGCCCGCGATCGACAAGGATAAGCTGGAAAAGCTGGATGCCATCAGGGATAAGTATCTTTAA
- a CDS encoding uroporphyrinogen decarboxylase family protein: MIYEERMTRLNMAFSRKEPDRVPILSMSETWHLNYAGISVEKAFIESPDLYFKAFQKYQDDIYFDGQHGLGNVFPIKMIDRLGTGGTYIANENGLQVIGSKAEVMTPDEYPDLIEDPLGFVAKTIAPRKYSALNQDFNTSYKNLCDAMDEFKKFAELNGTVTNRLKNELGIPVLTGAACYVTPDIMLDHLRDFVGTINDIRRHPDEFYKACDALFDWTIKLVTEFYTTPEDGRFIFSPLHLPTYLKPKDFEKYYLPHLIKMVETLTAKGYTQFLFMENNWEPYLEMLQDLPDGKIAGLFEHGDLSEIKKSIGNKMCVIGGMPTNILNHKTKLECIDYAKHVIDTCAPGGGYIFSVDRSLLSLQDCNPDNLRAVNNFVTEYGIY, from the coding sequence ATGATTTATGAAGAACGAATGACGCGGTTAAACATGGCTTTTTCAAGAAAAGAACCCGATCGTGTCCCCATATTATCAATGTCTGAAACCTGGCACTTAAATTACGCTGGGATAAGCGTAGAAAAAGCGTTCATTGAGAGTCCAGACCTATACTTCAAGGCTTTTCAAAAATATCAGGATGATATTTACTTTGACGGCCAACATGGTCTTGGAAATGTTTTTCCTATTAAAATGATTGACCGACTTGGGACTGGCGGCACTTACATCGCTAACGAAAATGGTTTGCAGGTTATCGGAAGCAAGGCTGAGGTTATGACTCCTGACGAATACCCTGATTTAATAGAAGATCCTCTTGGTTTTGTCGCAAAAACAATTGCTCCTAGAAAGTATTCAGCTTTAAATCAGGATTTTAATACTTCTTACAAAAATCTGTGTGACGCAATGGATGAATTCAAAAAATTCGCAGAGCTCAATGGCACTGTTACTAATCGGCTGAAAAATGAATTGGGAATACCCGTTTTAACTGGAGCTGCCTGCTATGTAACACCTGACATTATGCTTGATCACCTCCGTGATTTTGTCGGAACGATTAACGATATCCGCAGACATCCCGATGAGTTTTATAAAGCCTGCGACGCACTTTTTGACTGGACAATAAAGCTTGTAACAGAATTTTACACAACACCTGAGGATGGCCGATTTATTTTCAGCCCTTTACATCTCCCCACCTATCTGAAACCAAAAGACTTTGAAAAATACTATTTGCCGCATCTGATTAAAATGGTTGAGACTTTAACTGCAAAAGGATATACACAATTTCTGTTCATGGAAAACAACTGGGAACCCTATCTTGAAATGCTTCAGGACCTTCCTGATGGAAAAATCGCGGGTTTGTTTGAGCATGGCGATCTGAGTGAAATCAAAAAGTCTATCGGGAATAAAATGTGTGTTATCGGCGGAATGCCCACCAATATATTAAACCATAAAACCAAGCTGGAGTGCATTGATTATGCTAAACATGTTATTGATACCTGTGCCCCCGGCGGTGGATATATCTTTAGTGTTGATCGCTCACTGCTGTCCTTACAGGATTGCAACCCAGATAATTTAAGGGCGGTTAATAATTTTGTCACTGAATATGGAATTTATTAG
- a CDS encoding metalloregulator ArsR/SmtB family transcription factor translates to MPLSNYYDTNIRKEERVTASFYIDPIFEMSFFLHILTNETHHVYNKTLFKRLRKKITPEFLEEVLALDKVTWSWTFPPEMMHYLTIDEENEPFEVMIEKMDQLSDASYCAVAFPYNKVSRSTLHRWMKEPELILEVEDSYLPEYVDKQTSYDFLCHIDSYRKRISSVLRELWENVFKEEWPEISELLAQELDQKKALFERADLSTFISAIHPCISFQNRKYIYSDKNEKYPGYNHVFEDFFINIKVYASLFCAPHYFFTNDRFNLVLCSNIILENEELDKIVRELVPYFKAFADETRLKIICMIAEKPMTTKMLSDELMVSPGAVSRHLKQLTGLSMTEVHKVRQEAFYSISKKKLDDILNQITLGIK, encoded by the coding sequence ATGCCACTGAGTAATTATTACGATACAAATATTCGAAAAGAAGAGCGGGTCACCGCGTCCTTTTATATTGATCCGATTTTTGAGATGTCATTTTTTCTGCATATTCTGACCAACGAGACCCACCATGTTTACAATAAAACCCTTTTTAAACGGCTGCGGAAAAAAATAACGCCGGAATTTTTAGAAGAAGTGCTGGCGCTGGATAAGGTCACCTGGAGCTGGACCTTTCCGCCGGAGATGATGCATTATCTGACCATTGATGAAGAGAATGAGCCCTTTGAGGTGATGATTGAAAAGATGGATCAGCTGTCAGACGCAAGCTACTGCGCTGTGGCGTTTCCCTATAATAAGGTCAGCCGGTCCACGCTGCACAGATGGATGAAGGAGCCTGAGCTTATCCTTGAAGTAGAGGACAGCTATCTCCCGGAATATGTTGATAAACAGACCTCCTATGATTTTCTGTGCCACATTGACAGCTACAGAAAACGCATCTCCAGTGTGCTTCGGGAGCTTTGGGAAAATGTTTTTAAGGAGGAATGGCCGGAGATTTCTGAGCTGCTGGCCCAGGAGCTGGACCAGAAAAAAGCGCTGTTTGAAAGAGCAGACCTTTCCACATTTATCAGTGCCATCCACCCCTGTATTTCCTTTCAAAACAGAAAGTATATCTACTCAGACAAGAATGAAAAGTATCCCGGTTACAACCATGTTTTTGAGGATTTTTTCATCAATATCAAGGTTTATGCTTCCCTGTTCTGCGCACCGCATTACTTTTTCACCAATGATCGGTTTAATCTGGTGCTGTGCTCAAATATTATTTTGGAAAACGAGGAGCTGGATAAAATTGTCCGAGAGCTTGTCCCCTATTTCAAGGCCTTTGCCGATGAGACCCGCCTGAAAATCATCTGCATGATTGCAGAAAAGCCGATGACGACCAAGATGCTGTCAGACGAACTCATGGTGTCTCCGGGGGCGGTATCACGCCATCTGAAGCAGTTGACCGGCCTTTCAATGACTGAGGTTCACAAGGTCCGCCAGGAAGCCTTTTACTCAATCAGTAAGAAGAAGCTGGACGATATTTTAAACCAGATTACGCTGGGGATAAAGTAA
- a CDS encoding YjiH family protein, protein MNENIERNNTGKIKFVLFSLIGLVVFFVKLPFGETSTVPIDMIVGIAKTALAPVLPYLVLAIGIYGMYDVFIKQKSYKGGVSNIIMSICKALGFLMIVLVVFNIGPSFLMAPDIGPSTVKILGGSVALVAAIGAFFLPLLLEFGLADAIGVFLRPLMRPLFKVPGKSGVVAVTEYIGNFSLGHIAINKMYKNGEVTGKEAAIIATGWATPSLVTFMVFANMMEIMNYWNIYFLVVTLAVTIITFITIRIYPLRNIKNDYYPGVTPIEEKVYKTNLFKNFWAEGVKKADNAPSLGKIELTQLKNILPMLGGMMTTGMFFMAGGLILKTYTPIVTWIGYLFWPFLSLIQIPDITVAMQSCGMSILDSMFTVVVAVGQNIDIATRFLIAAIPPCMIVFLSGFVPCLLSTEVPIKFYQLIMLWFIRVVLTILLIGSFVWLFF, encoded by the coding sequence ATGAATGAAAACATTGAACGTAATAATACCGGAAAGATTAAATTTGTTCTTTTCAGTTTGATCGGACTTGTTGTTTTCTTTGTAAAACTTCCCTTTGGTGAAACAAGCACCGTTCCTATTGATATGATTGTCGGTATTGCCAAAACAGCACTGGCACCGGTTCTTCCCTATCTGGTTCTGGCTATCGGTATCTACGGAATGTATGATGTTTTTATAAAACAAAAATCCTACAAAGGAGGAGTCTCCAATATCATTATGTCAATCTGTAAAGCGCTTGGCTTTTTGATGATTGTTTTGGTCGTGTTTAACATTGGGCCTTCCTTTTTGATGGCTCCAGATATTGGCCCTTCTACCGTGAAAATACTTGGAGGCTCTGTCGCTTTAGTCGCTGCAATCGGCGCTTTCTTCCTTCCTCTTTTGCTGGAATTTGGTTTGGCAGACGCCATTGGCGTTTTTCTCAGGCCTCTTATGCGTCCGCTTTTCAAAGTTCCCGGTAAATCAGGCGTTGTTGCTGTAACTGAGTATATTGGAAACTTTTCACTCGGCCACATCGCGATTAATAAAATGTACAAAAATGGTGAAGTGACTGGAAAAGAAGCTGCAATAATAGCAACTGGATGGGCGACTCCTTCTTTGGTGACTTTTATGGTATTTGCCAATATGATGGAGATTATGAATTATTGGAATATCTATTTTCTTGTTGTCACTTTAGCTGTTACAATCATAACATTTATTACAATCCGCATCTATCCACTGCGAAATATTAAAAATGATTATTATCCCGGCGTGACACCCATTGAAGAAAAAGTATATAAAACGAACTTGTTTAAAAACTTTTGGGCTGAAGGTGTTAAAAAGGCAGACAACGCCCCTTCTCTCGGGAAAATAGAACTTACACAGTTAAAAAATATTCTTCCTATGCTTGGCGGTATGATGACTACCGGTATGTTTTTTATGGCCGGTGGCCTTATTTTAAAAACTTATACTCCTATTGTAACTTGGATCGGATACCTTTTCTGGCCATTCCTTTCCCTTATACAGATTCCGGATATCACCGTCGCTATGCAATCATGCGGTATGTCTATTCTAGACAGCATGTTTACCGTCGTTGTTGCGGTCGGTCAGAATATCGACATTGCTACTCGTTTTCTCATCGCTGCAATTCCACCCTGCATGATCGTTTTTCTTTCTGGATTTGTTCCATGCCTTTTGTCCACAGAAGTTCCCATTAAATTTTATCAGTTAATCATGCTTTGGTTTATAAGAGTTGTTCTAACCATCCTGTTAATCGGTTCTTTCGTTTGGTTATTTTTCTAA